A genomic stretch from Solanum stenotomum isolate F172 chromosome 8, ASM1918654v1, whole genome shotgun sequence includes:
- the LOC125874724 gene encoding LOB domain-containing protein 22-like — translation MQNQMTSFATPNNNNNNNNNNIPIHQTPHTFITDHNNLNHNKYTKRVHNNNDKNVLLRVSGAGQACAACKYQRRKCAPDCVLAPYFPHDRQRQFLNAHKLFGVSNITKIIRHLDQPFKDEAMRTIIFQSDVRANDPVGGCYRIIRDLQRHIDYCKAELDIVIHQLAYCRAQAAAAAAASEQQQILTDHHATAESFNDNNCDGVVNQADALVNNNNNASSYDQQPIDQYNPHDSFYNHPRCDQQAEDDQQYDGIQDGQLDLTDINFPWTLHEQESTSTSAPNSMMKQLSVNDQFDNIKDPILEGISGFGSFEHDQTFDQHSYSTREQTPIEGRG, via the exons ATGCAGAATCAAATGACCTCCTTTGCCACccccaataataataataataataataacaacaacattccTATTCACCAAACTCCTCATACATTCATCACTGATCACAACAATCTCAATCATAATAAGTACACTAAACGTGTTCATAATAACAATGATAAGAATGTCCTCCTTCGTGTCAGTGGTGCAGGCCAAGCTTGCGCTGCATGTAAATACCAACGTCGAAAATGTGCCCCTGACTGTGTTCTTGCCCCTTATTTTCCACATGATCGTCAACGACAGTTCCTCAATGCTCATAAATTGTTTGGGGTCAGCAACATTACCAAGATCATTCGCCACCTTGATCAACCGTTCAAAGATGAGGCAATGCGGACCATCATCTTTCAATCTGATGTTCGTGCTAATGATCCTGTTGGTGGTTGTTACCGTATAATCAGAGACCTGCAACGTCACATTGATTATTGCAAAGCGGAGCTGGATATTGTTATTCATCAACTCGCGTACTGCAGGGCACaggctgctgctgctgctgctgcatCTGAACAACAACAGATATTAACAGATCATCATGCAACTGCGGAATCATTTAATGATAATAATTGTGATGGCGTTGTGAATCAAGCAGATGCTTTGgtgaataataataacaatgcATCTTCGTATGATCAACAGCCAATAGATCAGTACAATCCTCATGATAGTTTCTATAATCATCCTCGTTGTGATCAGCAAGCAGAAGATGATCAGCAATATGATGGAATTCAAGATGGGCAATTAGATTTAACAGATATTAACTTTCCTTGGACCTTGCATGAACAAGAATCCACGTCTACATCGGCTCCCAATTCTATGATGAAGCAACTATCTGTTAATGACCAATTTGACAATATTAAGGACCCTATTCTTGAGGGGATTTCAGGTTTCGGAAGTTTCGAACATGATCAAACATTTGATCAACACAG CTATTCAACAAGGGAACAGACTCCAATTGAAGGAAGAGGGTGA